TCGGGCTGCGCCACTGGTTGCGGCTGCACACGAACAGCAGCTTCAGCCGCCTTCCAGCGCCTGCGCCGCCTGACAACCGCTTGCTCATCGGTTGGCCTTCCATGCCGGCGAAGGTGGTGGCCGGCCCGCTGGCTTTGAAACCATGGCGTTCGTAGAACGGCAGTGCCGTTTTCGTGCTCTCCAGCCGCAACCCGGTCAACCCGGCGGCCACGGCCCAGCGCTCCATCGCTTGCAGCAACGCCTTGCCGACACCTTGAAAGCGAACCGACGGCGCGGCGTAGCACAGCAACAGCTCCCCCACAGCCGACGCCATAGCAAAGCCGACCACACCGGCTTCGCCCTCCGCCACAACGCAGCAGAGGTCGTCACGTTGAATCCATGCGAGGAAGTTGTCGGGCGTCTTGTTGCTGAGCCAAGCGTCCAGGCGCATCGGGTCGCCTTCGTGGTCTTCTGCACAGCACTGCTCGATGGAGTCGCGAACAACCCGGCACGCGGCTGCCGCATCTTCAGGCCTGGTTCGACGCACGCTGATGGTCATTGATGGTGATTGTTTAAGGTGGAAAGAGGTGATCGGGGCGGAGCTGGCCTTTTGCTTGAAGGATATGACGCTGGGCAAAAACAGGATCTGACCCCATTCCCACATGACCCCATTCCCCACACTCCGCCTTGTCCTCTTGAGGCTTGGCATTCTTTCGACTCAATGTACGACATGAGCACCGTCTCACGGCTTTCCAGAAGATGCCCGCTTGGTGGAGTGGCTGGGTATCACACGCCGACGAATCAGCGACACCATCACGCCGCCAAAGATCAGGTAGATAACGCCCACCGTTTGATTGAGCAACGACACTCCCAGGCAGCCCAAGAGAAAGCCAATCGACAAGTACAACGTTTCTTCTTTCCGCGACTCAGCCCACAACGCGACGCCGATCGCCCAAGAGCCGAGCCACCACACGTGCAGACGTAGAAATTCAATGGCGTTCGAATCGTTGATGGACGTCACGTAGGCGGGACTCAGTACAACCGCCGCTTGCATATCCGGCGCATTGACAAGACCCATGCGATCCAGCAGACCGAGAATGATCGCTGGGGCATTTGGATCAAAGTCGATGAATCTGTCTATTTGAAATAGTACCGCCGCTCCTGTAAGAGAAAGTGCTCCCAAAACGAGCGAGACAACCCCTAGGCGGCATTTGCTGTGCATGACTTGGTGCTTAATGTGCTATCGACATGTGATGGCTTTCGCATATGGGTGTCAGACCCTTGCGAGTGTGGCGACATGCAAAGACAAGACATAGACGCAGAGCAGCACAACCGAGAAAGCGACTGCTTTGAGCATTGCAATGCCTGCAGCAAGCAGGGAAAGGGTGCGCAAGAAATATAGCGGTATGCCAATTGGCGCCCAGAACGCTGCAATCACCGACGAACCGTAGGGCGGCTCTATGCCTTGTGCAGCGGCGTGGGCGTGGCACCAACGATAGATGAGAGCAGCTATGGCAAAACCATAGGGCAGGGCGAAAGGACTGATCGACTGTGGGGCCAAGGTCAAGTGCGCGTCGATGAGGCCCATTGTTGCCCATGTGGCGACCATCAATATGAGCAGGCGGTTTGGCTTTGACATTGGGACGGGTCGAAAGATGGGGTGATGGAATTTTTCCACCTATTTTATGGATATGACTCGTGGGCAAAACGCAAGACCTGACCCCGATGCATGCTCTGACCCCGATGCATGCGAAGTACATGTGCGGGGAAAAGGCAAGACCTTATTGTGGCGCCGTTGTCCGAGTTGGTCTGTTTATTTGTGTAGCCAGGAGTATTAGGTGATGAGTGGCTCGTATTTAATTGATGGCGCCAGTGCCATATCTGAACCAAAGACCACATCCCAAACCTCTGCAGTGGTCAAGGGTGTGTCGTTACGTGTAGCGTCGGATGTAAGTGCATGTAGGCGATACTTCTCCCAAGTCGTAAGGTATTGAAGAATGCCATCGATATTTTGTCGTTCGGTGGATATGGAGGCGACCTTCTGAATCGATTTTATTAGTGTGTCGAGATAAACGTGTAGATTTTCAACTAGCGTCGGCAAATAAGGAAGTGCGCTTGCTGTATGCATAATTGAATTTCGAGTGTGATAAATTCTGGATAGATGCCATCTCACCTTTTGGCGATGATGTCTTAGTGTTTGTTGTGTTTCGGCGCGACTTTTGAAAAGTTCTGATAATCGCCAAACCCTGTTTAATAAAAGTGGGTGCATCACCAATAGCGCGGAAACGCTATCCTGTACAGCCTTGTGCTCAGGGCACAATACAAGTTGAACAAACTTCGAAAAAATAGATGCTTCTCCTGGTATTGAACTTATTAGGTCTTTGGTTTCGGGTGAAATTTTACTTACGTCACAATATGCAGAAACAAATATCTTTTGTGGATAGGTGAGGGTTAGCGCGGGAAGCAAACAGTCTGAGAAATACTCTAGTCTTTGATTTTCTTTTCCAGGACGCGATACTAATCCTTCGAGGCCGGCCCAGAGATCGATCAATTGATTTTCTGCTGAGTTGGAAAGAAGGGCTGATCTATGTAAGCGCAGAGTTCTCCGGATTCTGCTGGCTGACTCAGTTGTTAGATGGTCGCCATGAGTGACTGCCCCCATTTCAAGCATTTCATTTTCGGTTGCACTGGTATGGCTAACCCAGCAATGCATTGGGTCCGGAGCTTCGTGAAGACGGTATATTTTGTTTGTTTTCTTGTCTTTTACTAGTGCAAGCTTAGACGACGAAAAATCGTCCTTGTGCTCGTAGAATCTAACCAATCCAACAAATTCTTCAATTATGGTTGCGGA
This Hydrogenophaga taeniospiralis DNA region includes the following protein-coding sequences:
- a CDS encoding GNAT family N-acetyltransferase; the protein is MTISVRRTRPEDAAAACRVVRDSIEQCCAEDHEGDPMRLDAWLSNKTPDNFLAWIQRDDLCCVVAEGEAGVVGFAMASAVGELLLCYAAPSVRFQGVGKALLQAMERWAVAAGLTGLRLESTKTALPFYERHGFKASGPATTFAGMEGQPMSKRLSGGAGAGRRLKLLFVCSRNQWRSPTAEQIWRKRPGVQARSGGTSPNARHTVSVDDVLWADVIFVMEQKHKSRLAAEFTGLLAGKPLHVLDIPDEYKYMDPELVEMLEQSVASILDLP